The proteins below come from a single Mercenaria mercenaria strain notata chromosome 3, MADL_Memer_1, whole genome shotgun sequence genomic window:
- the LOC123524611 gene encoding uncharacterized protein LOC123524611, whose translation MNWTFYLVLSFWCLVVCDGWHDYSECDCNGNGTEKHCTCDQHEGGYKKRVCLIVIASLLAVGVVGIIVGCCVYNRKRKKEKTDQDKFEEPKQYVKDPLPDWDSLATISFPPKYTTLPFYHPETHNSSISPPPPYSKY comes from the exons ATGAATTGGACTTTTTATCTTGTGCTGTCATTCTGGTGTCTTG TGGTTTGCGATGGATGGCATGACTATAGCGAGTGTGACTGTAATGGCAATGGCACAGAGAAACACTGCACGTGTGACCAGCACGA GGGCGGTTATAAGAAGAGGGTGTGTCTGATAGTAATAGCGTCCTTATTAGCCGTGGGTGTGGTCGGTATCATTGTAGGTTGTTGTGTGTACAACAGAAAAAGGAAGAAGGAAAAGACAGACCAAG ATAAGTTTGAAGAACCCAAACAATACGTCAAGGACCCGCTACCAGATTGGGACTCATTAGCTACAATCAGTTTTCCACCCAAATATACAACGCTTCCTTTCTATCATCCAGAGACGCATAACTCATCAATATCTCCACCACCTCCATACTCGAAGTATTGA